A portion of the Chlamydia caviae GPIC genome contains these proteins:
- the trpB gene encoding tryptophan synthase subunit beta — MYTCDTCEEDLDLSLDLGETYEELETYGGQYVPLELVKPLEDLDRSYEQLKKDPQFRETFHHILKNYAGRPTPLTEVKNFSRAINGPRIFLKREDLLHTGAHKINNVLGQCLIAKFQGKTRVVAETGAGQHGVALAAAAAYLGMECVIFMGETDINRQKPNVDRIRVLGAEVVSVKRGNSGLKEAVDAAIEDFIFKHDHTHFCIGSALGPYPYPKIVRDFQSVISLEVKSQIKEYTDRDPDILIACVGGGSNAIGFFHHFIPNTKVKLVGVEGGGLGVESGKHAARFATGKPGVVHGFHSYVLQDEDGNCADTYSISAGLDYVSVGPTHAEMHESGRAQYTYATDDEALEAFRLLSKTEGIIPALESSHALAHMIKIAPSLDKDTIAIVNLSGRGDKDLSQIIDLDKRKKHS, encoded by the coding sequence ATGTATACTTGTGATACTTGTGAGGAAGATTTAGACCTTTCATTAGATTTAGGTGAAACTTATGAAGAACTCGAGACCTATGGGGGACAATATGTTCCACTAGAACTCGTTAAGCCCTTGGAAGATCTGGACCGGAGCTATGAACAATTAAAAAAAGATCCTCAATTTCGAGAAACCTTCCACCATATTTTAAAAAATTACGCAGGGAGACCAACGCCTTTAACAGAGGTCAAAAATTTTTCTAGAGCCATCAATGGCCCACGGATCTTTTTAAAAAGAGAGGATCTTCTACATACAGGAGCTCATAAAATCAATAACGTCTTAGGCCAATGTCTTATAGCCAAGTTTCAAGGGAAAACCCGTGTTGTGGCAGAGACTGGCGCCGGACAACACGGAGTTGCTCTTGCAGCAGCAGCAGCATATTTAGGCATGGAATGTGTGATTTTCATGGGGGAAACGGATATCAATAGACAAAAGCCCAATGTAGACAGAATACGTGTCTTGGGAGCAGAGGTTGTTTCCGTGAAAAGAGGAAATTCCGGCCTTAAAGAAGCTGTAGATGCCGCTATCGAAGATTTTATTTTTAAACATGACCACACGCATTTTTGCATAGGATCTGCGTTAGGCCCCTATCCCTACCCGAAGATTGTGCGGGATTTTCAATCTGTGATTAGCTTGGAGGTCAAAAGCCAAATCAAAGAGTATACGGATCGAGATCCTGATATTCTGATTGCCTGTGTAGGAGGAGGATCCAATGCTATAGGTTTTTTTCATCATTTTATTCCAAATACAAAGGTGAAACTTGTAGGCGTAGAGGGAGGTGGTCTTGGAGTCGAATCTGGGAAACATGCGGCAAGATTTGCCACAGGGAAGCCTGGCGTGGTTCATGGTTTTCATTCGTATGTACTCCAAGACGAGGACGGGAATTGTGCAGACACTTACTCTATCTCTGCAGGATTAGATTACGTAAGTGTTGGCCCAACACATGCAGAAATGCATGAATCTGGACGTGCTCAATATACCTATGCAACGGATGATGAGGCTTTAGAAGCTTTCCGTCTTCTATCAAAGACAGAAGGTATCATTCCAGCTTTAGAATCTTCTCATGCCTTGGCTCATATGATAAAAATAGCTCCTTCTCTAGATAAGGATACGATTGCCATTGTTAACCTTTCAGGAAGAGGAGATAAAGACCTATCACAAATTATAGACCTCGACAAAAGAAAAAAACATTCTTAG
- a CDS encoding DUF687 domain-containing protein — MVAPVRIPIEDLTSENQENTPSQEGRASLEAVASQLNEVIINMSEIDLTNNDDSDVGGSRAVSESLCIANTETPEPADYDIGTTYVNGSWQTETEAQLEGMHISGLRGEPVRVLYNSGRGLTSSGFLNRRSSVSPMNSLCVTILEILQAFFSHPENAGRRHTLIFYGDAGAYVQQVLDHSPYASRVDCIGIAPTTYVTGHSNVHHFRVSGDLATLRDRDGYNNSSVSTLGYSAGTEGLLLPGLRDPSYQYVLGIQDPSQLNEGPVTDPAVAISLIQMGSDMRAFAQAERAFNDVDNPNEALVNPYPSTWPDTILTGIFLVPSILAIMQDVFVRSLLPEEDQPFYWVSHVGYSAGLLQRLVLMFTNHRDLRFNHRGARLLVRSFAAPMLLISAAESVNYLQRMRRPIPILQAIYFGGSVMSGTWVVLAIGNTFLTRMRASVQRLGLRLMRDPEQERGGNERRAIRVADAARRGIATALPTMCAGVVAGLGAGLLNGCSIPSALNRPINATAHNLPENRTWVFDGDILRDPSRSWVSGDWFGLSATISFLLGLIVICTSIGVIVASVRRNRHRRT; from the coding sequence ATGGTAGCACCTGTTCGAATTCCTATAGAGGATTTAACTAGCGAGAACCAAGAAAACACTCCTTCGCAAGAAGGAAGAGCCAGTTTAGAGGCTGTCGCTAGCCAATTGAATGAAGTTATTATCAATATGTCTGAAATAGATCTGACAAATAATGATGATAGCGATGTAGGAGGGAGTAGAGCGGTTTCTGAGTCTTTATGTATAGCTAATACAGAGACCCCAGAGCCTGCAGACTACGATATTGGAACAACATACGTTAATGGCAGTTGGCAGACAGAGACGGAAGCTCAGCTAGAAGGCATGCATATCAGCGGACTTCGAGGAGAACCCGTACGAGTTCTATATAATTCCGGAAGAGGTCTCACATCTTCAGGATTTTTAAATCGACGTAGTTCCGTTAGCCCTATGAATTCTCTATGCGTTACTATATTAGAGATTTTACAAGCATTCTTTTCTCATCCAGAAAACGCTGGAAGAAGACACACTCTTATATTTTATGGCGATGCAGGAGCCTATGTTCAGCAAGTCCTAGATCATTCCCCATATGCTAGTCGTGTAGATTGTATAGGGATTGCTCCAACAACATATGTCACTGGACATTCAAACGTTCACCATTTTCGCGTTTCTGGAGATCTAGCCACTTTACGAGATCGCGATGGTTATAATAACTCTAGTGTTAGCACCTTAGGATATTCAGCCGGAACTGAAGGCCTTCTTTTACCTGGATTGCGAGATCCTTCCTATCAATATGTTCTAGGGATACAGGATCCTTCTCAATTAAATGAAGGTCCAGTTACAGATCCTGCAGTTGCCATATCCCTAATACAAATGGGCTCGGACATGCGAGCTTTTGCTCAAGCAGAACGCGCATTCAACGATGTAGATAATCCCAACGAAGCCTTAGTTAACCCTTATCCTTCTACCTGGCCCGATACTATACTCACCGGAATCTTCCTTGTTCCCAGCATACTTGCAATAATGCAAGACGTTTTCGTGCGTAGTCTTTTACCAGAGGAAGACCAGCCTTTCTACTGGGTCTCACATGTGGGATACTCTGCAGGGCTACTTCAAAGACTCGTGTTAATGTTCACAAACCATAGGGACCTAAGATTCAATCATAGGGGAGCACGCTTACTAGTTAGGTCTTTTGCAGCTCCTATGCTGTTAATTTCTGCCGCAGAATCTGTAAACTATCTACAAAGAATGCGAAGACCCATCCCGATTCTACAAGCAATTTACTTTGGCGGATCGGTAATGAGTGGAACTTGGGTAGTTTTGGCTATTGGAAACACGTTCTTAACCCGTATGCGCGCAAGCGTACAAAGACTTGGACTAAGACTCATGAGAGATCCTGAACAAGAACGAGGGGGTAATGAGAGAAGAGCTATTCGCGTTGCTGATGCTGCGAGGCGCGGAATTGCTACAGCTCTGCCCACCATGTGTGCAGGGGTTGTCGCGGGACTAGGCGCTGGACTACTCAATGGGTGTTCTATACCAAGCGCCTTGAATAGGCCTATCAATGCAACAGCCCATAATCTCCCTGAGAATAGAACCTGGGTATTTGACGGAGATATATTAAGGGATCCTTCTAGATCATGGGTATCAGGAGATTGGTTCGGCTTATCTGCAACTATTTCTTTCTTACTAGGGCTCATCGTGATTTGTACTTCTATTGGAGTCATAGTAGCCTCCGTAAGAAGAAATCGTCACCGCAGAACATAA
- the trpR gene encoding trp operon repressor: MAQESNENGWGDFLELCSKIKTPEAFHDFFALFLTFGERESMASRFLIVQALLAEQLTQREIAQKYGVSIAQITRGSNALKAIDPKFKEFLKNLNRKYGNQ, encoded by the coding sequence ATGGCGCAGGAAAGTAATGAAAATGGTTGGGGAGACTTTTTAGAGCTGTGCTCTAAAATTAAGACTCCTGAAGCATTTCATGATTTCTTTGCGTTATTTCTTACTTTTGGAGAGCGAGAATCTATGGCTTCTCGTTTTTTAATTGTCCAAGCGTTACTCGCGGAGCAGCTCACACAACGTGAAATTGCCCAAAAATATGGCGTGAGTATCGCACAAATTACAAGAGGATCAAACGCTTTGAAAGCGATTGATCCTAAATTTAAAGAATTTTTAAAAAATTTAAATAGAAAATATGGAAACCAGTAG
- the trpD gene encoding anthranilate phosphoribosyltransferase has protein sequence MLQTYLQSIMNQSHLTYDEVESVTNLMLNGADPHQIAAFLAVLKYRGETPTEVAGMISALQKQATPVNLPFPALDIVGTGGDLANTVNISTGSAILAAACGIPIAKHGNRSVSSQSGSADVLEALGIEIEMSPEELLSCVQEVGIGFMFAPIYHPSLKKLAPIRKGMKFPSVFNILGPLLNPANTEYALIGVSNEPILELMSEVCLKFKNTKRTFLFHGSGLDELTTLGKVVGYDIQQGKKTRLEIDPTSLGFNSCKIEDLKGGNSKLNACILKKAFMGQQSAIADALIFNAGAAMWVFGNAATLEEGIHSARKTLMEGEALRVLAQWAAFSQQLKLKRGSCN, from the coding sequence ATGCTACAGACCTATTTGCAATCAATTATGAATCAATCACATTTAACATATGATGAGGTGGAATCCGTTACTAATCTCATGTTAAATGGAGCTGATCCGCATCAAATAGCAGCCTTTTTGGCTGTGTTAAAATATCGAGGAGAAACACCCACAGAAGTTGCTGGAATGATCTCTGCGTTACAAAAACAAGCGACACCTGTAAACCTTCCTTTTCCAGCTTTAGACATCGTAGGGACAGGAGGAGATTTAGCAAATACAGTTAATATTTCCACAGGATCAGCCATATTAGCAGCAGCTTGCGGGATCCCTATTGCAAAACATGGAAATCGTTCTGTTTCTAGTCAAAGTGGGTCTGCAGATGTTTTAGAAGCACTCGGAATAGAAATAGAAATGTCTCCAGAAGAATTGCTCTCTTGCGTTCAAGAAGTAGGTATTGGATTTATGTTTGCTCCTATCTACCATCCCTCATTAAAGAAATTAGCTCCTATACGAAAAGGAATGAAATTCCCTTCCGTATTTAACATTTTAGGCCCACTGCTCAATCCTGCAAATACTGAGTACGCTTTAATAGGGGTTTCTAATGAGCCTATTTTAGAACTTATGAGCGAAGTTTGTCTCAAGTTTAAGAACACAAAGAGAACCTTTCTTTTTCATGGAAGTGGTCTTGATGAGTTAACCACACTAGGAAAAGTCGTGGGTTATGATATTCAACAAGGCAAAAAAACTCGCCTTGAAATAGATCCCACATCGTTAGGGTTTAATTCTTGTAAAATCGAAGACCTAAAAGGCGGTAATTCTAAGTTAAATGCTTGCATTCTGAAAAAAGCTTTCATGGGTCAACAAAGCGCTATTGCTGACGCTCTTATTTTCAATGCTGGAGCAGCCATGTGGGTTTTTGGCAATGCTGCAACTTTAGAAGAAGGGATACATAGTGCCCGAAAAACACTAATGGAAGGAGAAGCACTAAGAGTACTAGCACAGTGGGCAGCATTTTCACAACAACTAAAGTTGAAGAGGGGATCATGCAATTAG
- a CDS encoding indole-3-glycerol-phosphate synthase: protein MGSIFTTTKVEEGIMQLAHHLTNIIAYKKQEVERLKEEVSSQKNHYLSQILKQNHLQKEQFATALKEPGLSIIGEIKRQSPTRGKIRSIDSPADLALKYCCGGASAISVLTDTQGFGGSFLDMQQVNQKLQSQYSHVSVLRKDFILHPLQLAEAIFFGAHAVLLIVSVVGENLKFLIQEAQRLGLEVLTEIHDLSELELALEAEAPIIGVNHRNLQTFEIDLNLSEILKPFIPPQIITVAESGIHHPTQAKRMRELGFDAILVGEALVSSKDPSLLIKQMKGEENES, encoded by the coding sequence GTGGGCAGCATTTTCACAACAACTAAAGTTGAAGAGGGGATCATGCAATTAGCTCATCATTTAACAAACATTATTGCTTATAAAAAACAAGAAGTAGAACGGCTCAAAGAAGAAGTTAGCTCACAGAAAAATCATTATCTGAGTCAAATTCTAAAGCAAAATCACTTACAAAAAGAGCAGTTTGCCACAGCTCTAAAGGAACCGGGTTTATCCATTATTGGTGAAATAAAAAGACAGTCTCCAACACGTGGAAAAATTAGAAGTATAGATAGTCCAGCAGATCTTGCATTAAAATATTGTTGTGGAGGGGCCTCTGCTATTTCAGTTCTTACTGATACTCAAGGCTTTGGCGGATCTTTTTTAGATATGCAACAGGTAAATCAAAAACTCCAATCACAATACTCTCATGTTTCTGTATTGAGAAAAGATTTCATCCTACATCCTTTACAACTAGCCGAAGCTATTTTCTTCGGAGCACATGCTGTTCTTTTAATCGTGAGCGTTGTTGGAGAAAATTTAAAATTTCTCATACAAGAAGCCCAGAGATTAGGTTTAGAAGTTTTAACCGAAATTCATGATTTGTCAGAACTTGAGTTAGCTTTAGAAGCAGAAGCTCCCATTATTGGGGTTAACCACCGCAATCTTCAAACTTTTGAAATCGATCTCAATCTATCCGAGATTCTAAAACCCTTTATCCCTCCTCAGATCATTACTGTAGCTGAATCAGGAATCCATCACCCTACACAAGCCAAACGGATGCGCGAGCTTGGATTTGACGCTATTTTGGTCGGAGAAGCCCTTGTGAGCTCTAAAGATCCTTCTTTGTTAATTAAACAAATGAAAGGAGAAGAAAATGAAAGTTAA
- a CDS encoding phosphoribosylanthranilate isomerase, with amino-acid sequence MKVKICGVTHPEDAEYAALLGADYIGVIFAEKSKRKTSLSMAKSIADTTKRLGAEPVGVFVEQTTDQIIAICEQTGIKTIQLHSTFPLGALENLLRDYSIIYAISVRENGDVCHPQSLPPKVIPLYDTEKGGTGKQFNWKAFSLPKDTFWMLAGGLNPKNIEEAVATLHPNGVDVATGVEFPNKTRKDPDLLKAFILSAKKSGEKI; translated from the coding sequence ATGAAAGTTAAAATTTGTGGAGTTACACATCCAGAAGACGCAGAATATGCCGCTCTTTTAGGAGCAGATTATATTGGAGTGATCTTTGCCGAGAAATCAAAACGAAAAACCTCATTATCCATGGCCAAAAGCATTGCTGATACAACAAAACGCCTGGGTGCCGAGCCTGTAGGCGTGTTTGTGGAACAAACTACAGACCAGATTATTGCTATCTGCGAGCAAACAGGAATTAAGACTATTCAACTACACAGTACTTTCCCTTTAGGAGCTCTTGAAAACCTCTTGAGAGATTATTCCATCATTTATGCAATTTCTGTCCGAGAAAATGGAGATGTTTGTCACCCACAATCTTTGCCCCCCAAAGTCATTCCTTTATACGACACTGAGAAGGGGGGGACGGGCAAACAGTTTAACTGGAAAGCATTTTCGTTGCCAAAAGATACCTTTTGGATGCTAGCCGGGGGATTAAACCCTAAAAATATAGAAGAAGCTGTTGCTACTTTGCATCCCAATGGAGTTGACGTTGCTACCGGTGTAGAATTCCCAAATAAGACAAGAAAAGATCCAGATTTACTTAAGGCTTTCATCCTGTCTGCAAAAAAATCCGGGGAGAAAATATGA
- the trpB gene encoding tryptophan synthase subunit beta, with product MKHPYPFGGQFMPEILMAPVQDLSNSWKSLQNHSDFKNELDSVLKNYAGRPTPLTEIKNFAKAIHGPRIFLKREDLLHTGAHKINNALGQCLLAKHLGKTRIIAETGAGQHGVATATACGCLGLECVIYMGAKDIERQKPNVDKMNLLGAEVISVNQGAQTLKDAVNEALRDWSKNYESTHYCLGSALGPSPYPEMVRNFQSVISLEVKSQLQEIGFSPDLLIACVGGGSNAIGFFHHFIPDTRVKLVGVEAGGLGIESGHHAARFATGRPGVLHGFYSYLLQDNEGQVLPTHSISAGLDYPAVGPDHAVLYESGRASYTVATDKAALEAFFLLSRLEGIIPALESSHALAELINIAPTLPKESVVVVNLSGRGDKDLEQITNLIKAGNNE from the coding sequence ATGAAACATCCTTATCCATTTGGCGGGCAATTTATGCCAGAAATATTGATGGCTCCTGTTCAAGATTTAAGCAATAGCTGGAAGTCCCTGCAAAATCACAGTGACTTTAAAAATGAGTTAGATTCGGTTTTAAAAAATTATGCAGGAAGACCAACACCTCTGACTGAAATTAAGAACTTTGCCAAAGCAATACATGGACCACGAATTTTTCTAAAAAGAGAGGATCTTCTACACACTGGAGCTCATAAAATTAATAATGCTCTAGGCCAATGTTTGCTCGCAAAACATCTAGGAAAAACACGAATTATTGCAGAGACGGGAGCTGGACAACATGGAGTTGCAACAGCAACTGCTTGTGGCTGCTTGGGTCTTGAATGCGTCATTTACATGGGTGCTAAAGATATCGAAAGACAGAAGCCCAATGTAGACAAAATGAACTTATTAGGCGCAGAAGTCATTTCTGTTAACCAGGGAGCCCAAACCTTAAAAGATGCTGTTAACGAAGCCCTTAGAGATTGGTCTAAAAATTATGAATCTACGCATTATTGCTTAGGATCAGCTCTCGGGCCAAGCCCTTACCCTGAGATGGTGCGTAACTTCCAATCGGTAATAAGTTTAGAGGTGAAATCTCAGCTTCAGGAGATAGGTTTCTCTCCTGATCTTCTTATTGCTTGTGTTGGAGGTGGATCAAACGCTATTGGGTTCTTCCATCATTTTATTCCCGATACACGCGTTAAACTGGTTGGAGTTGAAGCAGGAGGATTAGGAATTGAGTCGGGTCATCATGCTGCTCGATTTGCTACAGGTCGTCCTGGAGTCTTGCACGGATTTTACTCCTATCTTTTACAAGATAACGAAGGACAGGTGTTGCCCACACACTCTATTTCTGCTGGTTTAGATTATCCCGCAGTAGGCCCCGATCACGCAGTATTATACGAGTCAGGAAGGGCTTCTTATACTGTAGCAACAGACAAGGCTGCTTTAGAAGCTTTCTTTCTGCTTTCACGACTCGAAGGCATTATTCCCGCTCTAGAATCATCTCATGCTCTTGCAGAATTGATTAACATAGCTCCTACTCTTCCAAAAGAGAGTGTTGTTGTCGTTAATCTATCCGGAAGAGGGGACAAAGATTTAGAGCAAATAACCAATCTAATAAAGGCTGGCAACAATGAATAG
- the trpA gene encoding tryptophan synthase subunit alpha, with product MNRIETAFKNTKPFIGYLTGGDGGFDYSVACAHALIRGGVDILEIGFPFSDPVADGPIIQKAHTRALEEKTDSTTILEIAKALRETSNIPLVLFSYYNPLLQKGPQYLHQLKAAGFDAVLIVDLPIPQHANESEPFFQALIEAKLFPIVLATPSTREERLLQIRKLAKGFLYYVSQKGTTGIRSKLSDDFSTQIARLRCYFQIPIVAGFGIANRASAAAALKHADGIVVGSAFVEKLEKKISPEELTTFAQSIDPRQ from the coding sequence ATGAATAGAATTGAAACAGCATTTAAAAACACAAAACCCTTTATTGGATATTTGACAGGAGGGGATGGTGGATTTGACTATAGTGTTGCATGCGCTCACGCTTTAATTCGGGGAGGTGTTGATATCTTAGAAATAGGGTTCCCTTTTTCAGATCCCGTTGCAGATGGTCCTATAATCCAAAAGGCTCACACAAGAGCATTAGAAGAAAAGACCGACTCTACAACCATTTTAGAAATCGCAAAAGCTCTACGTGAAACCTCTAATATTCCTTTGGTGTTATTTAGCTATTATAACCCGCTTTTGCAAAAAGGTCCCCAGTATTTGCATCAGTTAAAAGCAGCAGGATTTGATGCTGTTTTAATTGTAGATCTACCCATTCCTCAGCATGCAAATGAATCTGAGCCCTTCTTTCAAGCTTTAATCGAAGCTAAGCTGTTCCCCATAGTATTAGCTACACCTTCCACACGTGAAGAACGGTTATTACAAATCAGAAAGTTAGCAAAAGGTTTTCTCTATTACGTTTCTCAGAAAGGAACTACAGGAATAAGAAGCAAGCTTTCTGATGATTTTTCTACACAAATAGCGAGATTACGCTGCTATTTTCAAATTCCTATTGTTGCTGGATTTGGCATAGCCAACCGAGCTAGTGCAGCAGCAGCTTTAAAACATGCTGATGGCATTGTTGTAGGTTCTGCTTTTGTGGAGAAATTAGAAAAGAAAATATCTCCTGAAGAACTTACAACATTTGCTCAATCTATAGATCCCCGTCAGTAA
- the kynU gene encoding kynureninase, protein MNEILKHYQKKAAQLDEQDSLKHLRARFALPKDPNAIYFCNNSLGLPAVGAFTKIEELLQRWSDVGVNGWFEGVGNWYRSFDNPLRQPLSKILGAEYEEVVVMNSLTMNLHLLLVSFYRPTDTRYKILIEGPTFPSDLYAIKSQLSFHGKNPDDALIILEPRAGEDLLRYEDFQQTLEEQGESIALVFMNCVNFLTGQVLEVEAITNLAKEKGCVVGCDLAHAAGNIPLKLHEWGVDFALGCSYKYLCGGPGGPGIAFVHKSHHNEQLPRFSGWWGNDPETRFQMQLQPEFIPYSGAYSWQVSTPSIVSLMPLLATLEVFEEAGMERVRHKSKQMTAFLLELLELAPPSCFEIITPRDPELRGSQLSIRIQQHSEEVLQKLEAQRITCDSRPPDIIRVTATPLYNTFSEIYKFTCKLFEVLEIKS, encoded by the coding sequence ATGAATGAAATTTTAAAACATTATCAGAAAAAAGCCGCCCAATTAGATGAACAGGATTCTCTGAAACATTTGAGAGCTCGTTTTGCCTTACCGAAAGATCCTAATGCTATTTATTTCTGTAATAATTCTTTGGGCCTTCCTGCAGTAGGTGCTTTTACGAAAATAGAAGAACTACTGCAACGCTGGTCAGATGTAGGAGTGAACGGATGGTTTGAGGGAGTTGGAAACTGGTATCGTTCATTTGACAATCCTTTAAGACAACCTCTTTCCAAGATTTTAGGTGCGGAATATGAGGAAGTCGTTGTCATGAATAGCCTCACCATGAACTTACATTTGTTATTGGTTTCGTTTTACCGACCAACCGATACAAGATATAAAATATTAATCGAAGGTCCTACATTTCCTTCGGACTTATATGCGATAAAAAGCCAGCTGAGTTTTCATGGGAAAAATCCTGACGACGCTTTAATTATTTTAGAGCCACGTGCAGGTGAGGATTTACTTCGTTATGAGGATTTTCAACAGACTTTGGAAGAACAAGGTGAATCTATAGCCCTTGTATTTATGAACTGTGTCAATTTTTTAACGGGACAGGTTCTTGAAGTAGAAGCCATCACAAACTTAGCAAAAGAAAAAGGCTGTGTAGTTGGTTGCGACTTAGCGCATGCTGCAGGGAATATTCCCCTTAAACTCCATGAATGGGGAGTGGATTTTGCCTTGGGATGTTCCTACAAATACCTTTGTGGAGGACCAGGTGGGCCAGGTATTGCTTTTGTTCACAAATCCCATCATAATGAACAACTTCCGCGTTTCAGCGGATGGTGGGGAAATGATCCTGAAACACGTTTCCAAATGCAACTACAGCCAGAGTTTATTCCTTACAGCGGCGCTTATAGCTGGCAGGTGAGTACACCGTCTATAGTATCTCTAATGCCTCTTCTTGCGACTCTGGAGGTTTTTGAAGAAGCTGGTATGGAGAGGGTAAGACACAAATCAAAACAAATGACAGCTTTCCTATTAGAATTACTAGAGTTAGCTCCTCCTTCATGTTTTGAAATTATCACTCCAAGAGATCCAGAGTTGCGGGGAAGCCAGCTCTCCATTCGTATTCAACAACATAGCGAAGAGGTTTTACAAAAGCTGGAAGCCCAAAGGATAACTTGTGATTCGCGACCACCAGATATTATTAGAGTAACGGCAACACCTCTTTATAATACTTTCAGCGAAATCTACAAATTTACCTGTAAGTTATTTGAAGTGTTAGAGATCAAATCATGA
- a CDS encoding ribose-phosphate diphosphokinase, protein MNKQPILLSGSSNLILAQNVCAELKIKLGRMELNQFPDGETHVKVLEDVRGRDVFIMQSIVGQPNHYLFELLIIADALKRSSAKSITAIIPYLGYCRQDRRNKTGEPITAKLVADVLTTAGITNLITCDLHADQIEGFYKTHVDHLHCQQLFVDTIKSCISQDCIAIAPDIGSIKIAERIARMLDTGLAVIKKERLNSFEVSMQLIGEVQDKNVVIIDDLCSTANTLVEAANLCKQKGAKKIIATVTHGLFVGDAIQKIETSALESLFVTDTIHLQSTSTCIKTLSTAPMIASAIKAALSF, encoded by the coding sequence ATGAATAAACAACCAATTTTATTATCAGGTTCTTCTAACTTAATATTGGCTCAAAATGTTTGTGCTGAGCTGAAAATAAAACTTGGGCGTATGGAGTTGAATCAGTTTCCTGATGGAGAAACTCACGTTAAGGTTTTAGAAGATGTTCGAGGTCGTGATGTTTTTATAATGCAATCGATTGTAGGTCAACCAAACCACTACTTATTCGAATTGCTTATTATTGCTGATGCCCTGAAGAGATCTTCCGCAAAGAGTATCACAGCAATTATTCCTTATCTCGGCTATTGCCGCCAGGATCGAAGAAATAAAACAGGGGAACCCATTACAGCCAAGCTTGTAGCGGATGTTCTTACTACAGCAGGTATTACCAACCTTATCACATGTGATTTACATGCTGATCAAATAGAAGGCTTCTATAAAACACATGTAGATCACTTACACTGCCAACAGCTTTTTGTAGACACTATAAAAAGCTGTATAAGCCAAGACTGTATTGCAATAGCTCCCGATATAGGGAGCATTAAAATTGCAGAAAGGATAGCAAGGATGTTAGATACTGGACTGGCTGTGATTAAAAAAGAACGTCTAAATTCGTTCGAAGTGAGCATGCAATTAATAGGAGAAGTACAGGATAAAAATGTCGTAATTATTGATGATTTGTGCTCAACAGCCAATACGCTGGTTGAAGCTGCAAATTTATGTAAGCAAAAAGGAGCAAAAAAAATCATTGCTACGGTGACTCATGGTCTTTTTGTTGGTGATGCTATACAAAAAATTGAGACAAGCGCTTTAGAGAGTCTTTTTGTTACAGATACAATACACTTACAAAGCACCTCAACATGCATAAAGACTTTATCAACAGCTCCAATGATCGCTTCAGCAATCAAAGCAGCATTATCTTTCTGA